From one Peptoniphilaceae bacterium AMB_02 genomic stretch:
- a CDS encoding LCP family protein, whose protein sequence is MNRRNKIGLLLYLLNLLVAFSLSFIIIYYKLLPSRIRLITIGALILIQVLFGYLTFKKMKSKWFRYITNAFIIIILLANAYTTYALKTGMDSLGKITEEPMKEEIAFSFVVLKDSEIKDLDAIAAAKVLKPTKQDQNNIDAYLKQITELKNTSISTVDCNDYVEGANQIILDKSKVLLLNETYRSLIDEQVPGFSEKTRIVAPNKISIATKPIVKDVKSMNPFVMYISGIDTYGSLSSVSRSDVNLLLTVNPNTKKILIVSVPRDSYVPIAGGGNNEKDKLTHAGIYGISSSVQTLENLFDIDINYYTRINFSSLVRIVDVLGGIHIHNNQAFTSSSGKYTFPLGTLHLNGEETLAFARERYSFKDGDIDRGRNHERILKAIIEKMLSPKILLNYADVLQVIMSSSETNIPKEKIIELVNSQLETSTSWKIDTTEVKGNSQSGLPSYAMPGWNLYMYVLEESSIGNVSKLIKDISNNNN, encoded by the coding sequence TTGAACAGACGCAATAAAATAGGATTATTATTATACCTATTAAATCTCTTAGTGGCATTTAGCTTGTCTTTTATAATTATTTATTATAAATTACTTCCATCAAGAATACGATTAATAACGATAGGGGCACTAATACTTATACAAGTGCTTTTTGGTTATTTAACCTTTAAAAAGATGAAAAGCAAGTGGTTTCGATACATCACGAATGCATTTATTATTATTATTTTACTTGCGAACGCATATACAACATATGCACTTAAAACCGGTATGGACTCACTTGGTAAAATAACTGAAGAACCTATGAAAGAAGAGATAGCATTTTCTTTTGTCGTTTTAAAAGATTCAGAAATAAAGGATTTAGATGCAATAGCAGCAGCAAAAGTTTTGAAACCTACTAAGCAAGATCAAAACAATATAGATGCTTACTTAAAACAAATAACAGAACTTAAAAACACCAGCATATCAACAGTTGACTGTAATGACTATGTCGAAGGTGCAAACCAAATAATTTTAGACAAATCAAAAGTCTTATTACTTAACGAAACTTACAGATCTCTTATAGATGAGCAAGTACCTGGCTTCAGTGAAAAAACAAGGATTGTCGCTCCAAATAAGATATCCATAGCAACAAAGCCAATTGTAAAAGATGTAAAGTCAATGAATCCATTTGTCATGTATATAAGTGGAATTGACACTTATGGAAGTTTATCATCAGTATCAAGATCAGATGTCAACTTATTATTAACAGTCAATCCAAACACTAAAAAGATACTGATTGTTTCTGTGCCTAGGGACTCTTATGTGCCAATTGCAGGTGGAGGAAACAACGAAAAAGACAAATTGACTCATGCAGGTATATACGGAATTAGCAGCTCAGTTCAAACTCTAGAGAACTTATTTGATATCGATATAAACTATTATACCAGAATCAACTTCTCTTCTCTGGTTAGAATTGTAGACGTACTTGGAGGAATTCATATTCATAATAATCAAGCATTTACTTCTTCTAGCGGGAAGTATACATTTCCACTAGGGACACTACATTTAAATGGTGAAGAAACTCTTGCTTTTGCAAGGGAACGGTATTCATTTAAAGATGGTGATATAGATAGAGGGCGAAACCATGAAAGAATACTTAAAGCGATAATAGAAAAAATGCTTTCACCCAAAATTCTATTGAATTATGCAGATGTATTACAAGTAATCATGAGCTCATCGGAAACAAATATACCGAAAGAAAAAATAATTGAACTAGTTAACAGTCAATTAGAAACATCTACTTCTTGGAAAATAGATACAACGGAAGTAAAAGGGAACTCTCAATCAGGACTTCCATCATATGCAATGCCTGGTTGGAATTTATACATGTATGTGCTTGAAGAAAGTAGTATAGGTAATGTTAGTAAGTTGATAAAAGATATATCAAATAATAACAACTAA
- a CDS encoding formate--tetrahydrofolate ligase: protein MKTDVQIAQEAIMEPISVVAERIGLNEEDLIHYGKYKAKVNLDVLYGKEDQPDGKLILVTAINPTPAGEGKTTVNIGLSMALNKLGKKTITALREPSLGPSFGVKGGAAGGGHAQVVPMEDINMHFTGDFHAITTAHNLISALLDNHLQQGNELKIDTRRIIWKRVLDMNDRALRNIVVGLGGKPNGVPREDGFDITVASEIMAILCLSKNLMDLKERVGNILVAYSTDNKPIFARDLKAEGAVALVMKDAVNPNLVQTLENTPAFIHGGPFANIAHGCNSMLATKLGLKTADYVVTEAGFGADLGAEKFFDIKARFGDLKPSAAVIVATVRALKHNGGVAKADLGTENLAALEKGYANLQQHIENINKFGVPAVVAVNRFPTDTEAELNYVIEKTKELGSVAVLCEVWAKGGDGGLDLAKAVIETIETKESNFKPLYDVNLPIKEKLNIIATEIYRADGVEYSKAVDKKIKEIEDQGLGNMPICMAKTQYSFSDDPTLLAAPRGFKISIKDIKVSAGAGFIVALTGDIMTMPGLPKVPAANNIDIKEDGEIVGLF, encoded by the coding sequence ATGAAAACAGATGTACAAATTGCTCAAGAAGCCATAATGGAACCGATTTCTGTAGTTGCGGAAAGGATTGGACTAAACGAGGAAGATCTTATTCATTATGGTAAGTATAAAGCTAAGGTAAACTTGGATGTATTATATGGAAAAGAAGATCAACCGGATGGGAAACTAATCCTTGTTACCGCAATTAATCCAACACCAGCAGGAGAAGGAAAAACCACTGTTAATATTGGACTATCCATGGCTTTAAACAAATTGGGTAAAAAAACAATAACCGCATTAAGAGAACCATCATTAGGACCAAGCTTCGGAGTTAAAGGGGGAGCAGCAGGTGGTGGACATGCACAAGTAGTACCGATGGAAGACATTAATATGCATTTCACCGGTGATTTTCATGCCATAACTACTGCACATAACCTAATTTCAGCTCTTCTTGATAATCACCTACAACAAGGTAACGAATTAAAAATAGATACAAGAAGAATAATCTGGAAGAGAGTTCTGGACATGAACGATAGAGCTCTAAGAAATATAGTAGTTGGTCTAGGCGGTAAACCAAATGGAGTACCAAGAGAAGACGGATTTGACATTACCGTTGCCTCTGAAATAATGGCAATACTTTGCTTAAGTAAAAATCTTATGGATTTAAAAGAGAGAGTTGGAAACATATTAGTAGCCTACAGTACAGATAATAAGCCAATATTTGCGAGAGATCTAAAAGCTGAAGGTGCAGTTGCACTTGTAATGAAGGATGCTGTAAATCCAAACTTAGTACAAACTTTGGAAAACACACCTGCATTTATCCATGGTGGACCATTTGCTAATATAGCTCATGGATGCAACTCTATGCTTGCCACAAAACTTGGACTTAAAACTGCAGACTATGTAGTCACAGAAGCAGGATTCGGTGCAGACCTTGGAGCAGAAAAGTTCTTTGATATAAAAGCTAGATTTGGTGATTTAAAGCCATCTGCTGCAGTAATAGTTGCTACAGTAAGAGCATTAAAACACAATGGTGGAGTTGCTAAAGCAGATTTGGGAACAGAAAACCTTGCAGCACTTGAAAAAGGTTACGCAAATCTACAACAACATATTGAAAACATCAATAAATTTGGTGTTCCAGCAGTAGTTGCTGTAAATAGATTCCCAACAGATACCGAAGCAGAGCTTAATTATGTAATAGAGAAAACAAAAGAATTAGGTTCAGTAGCTGTTCTATGTGAAGTTTGGGCAAAAGGTGGAGATGGTGGTCTTGATTTAGCAAAAGCTGTAATTGAAACTATCGAAACAAAAGAGAGTAACTTTAAACCATTATACGATGTAAATCTACCTATCAAGGAAAAACTAAACATTATAGCAACTGAAATATACAGAGCAGACGGAGTAGAATACTCTAAAGCCGTAGATAAGAAAATAAAAGAAATCGAGGATCAGGGACTTGGAAATATGCCAATTTGTATGGCAAAAACCCAATACTCATTCTCAGATGATCCAACACTACTTGCTGCACCAAGAGGATTTAAAATCAGTATTAAAGACATAAAAGTCAGTGCAGGAGCAGGGTTCATAGTTGCACTTACCGGAGACATAATGACAATGCCGGGATTACCAAAAGTACCTGCTGCTAACAATATAGATATTAAAGAAGATGGTGAGATAGTAGGTCTATTTTAA
- the purN gene encoding phosphoribosylglycinamide formyltransferase, translated as MKSETKNSPKKKLAVFISGGGTNLQAIIDSIARGEINASISLVISSDSEAYGLTRAKKHGIPVHVSRFTGETKERDYLEVKELLLKEEIDLIILAGFMKVIPAEFVNAFEQKIINLHPALLPRHGGIGMYGDNVHRAVLREKDKTSGATVHYVDTGCDTGEIIAQGMTNVYNDDNIESLSNRIHIIEHRLLPRVIADICE; from the coding sequence ATGAAATCAGAAACGAAAAACAGCCCTAAAAAAAAGTTAGCAGTATTTATTTCCGGAGGCGGAACCAATCTTCAAGCTATAATTGACAGCATAGCAAGAGGAGAAATTAATGCATCCATTTCGCTAGTAATATCGAGTGATTCTGAGGCTTACGGTTTAACAAGAGCTAAAAAACACGGTATTCCGGTTCATGTTTCAAGATTTACAGGTGAAACAAAAGAAAGAGACTATTTGGAAGTTAAGGAGCTTCTATTAAAAGAAGAAATTGACTTGATAATTCTTGCGGGATTTATGAAAGTAATCCCTGCTGAGTTTGTCAATGCATTTGAACAAAAAATCATTAACCTCCATCCCGCACTTCTTCCACGTCATGGAGGAATCGGGATGTATGGAGATAATGTTCATAGGGCTGTCCTAAGAGAAAAAGACAAAACCTCGGGTGCAACTGTCCACTATGTTGACACAGGATGTGATACAGGCGAAATAATTGCCCAAGGAATGACGAATGTATATAATGACGACAATATAGAAAGTCTAAGTAACAGAATTCACATAATAGAACATAGACTCTTACCTAGAGTCATTGCCGATATATGTGAATAA
- the ychF gene encoding redox-regulated ATPase YchF has protein sequence MKLGIVGLPNVGKSTLFNAITEAGAEAANYPFCTIDPNVGVVEVPDSRLKVLSDISGSKRIIPAVIEFFDIAGLVRGASKGEGLGNKFLSHIREVDAIVEVIRCFDSDDIVHVDGSIDSMRDIETINLELIFSDLEMIERRLERTSKAAKADKKLRPEVELLEKIQAVLEQGQSARVLDLNDDEKKLLKDFNLLSLKPIIYVANVSEDDVADDGASNPHVSEIKKFAKEEGSEVVVISADIEQQLTGLSDEDRQEFLEEMGLKESGLNTLIRSGYSLLGLISFLTTGEQETRAWTIKKGTKAVDAAGKIHTDISRGFIRAETIGFDELVKHGSMLHAKEKGAVRLEGKEYIMQDGDVVLFRFNV, from the coding sequence ATGAAGTTAGGAATAGTAGGTCTTCCCAATGTTGGTAAAAGTACATTATTTAATGCAATTACTGAAGCAGGTGCAGAGGCCGCAAATTATCCATTTTGTACAATAGATCCTAATGTGGGAGTTGTTGAAGTACCTGACTCTAGATTAAAAGTTTTGTCTGACATTAGTGGCTCAAAGAGAATAATCCCTGCAGTTATAGAGTTTTTCGATATTGCAGGTTTGGTAAGAGGTGCCAGTAAAGGTGAAGGCCTCGGTAATAAGTTTCTATCACATATAAGAGAAGTCGACGCAATTGTTGAGGTTATAAGATGTTTTGATAGTGACGATATCGTCCATGTTGATGGAAGTATTGATTCAATGAGAGATATCGAGACTATAAATTTAGAATTGATTTTTTCTGATTTAGAAATGATAGAAAGAAGACTGGAAAGAACTTCTAAAGCAGCAAAGGCTGATAAAAAGCTTAGACCGGAAGTTGAGCTTCTCGAAAAAATTCAAGCGGTTTTAGAACAAGGTCAATCAGCTAGGGTTTTAGATTTAAATGATGACGAAAAGAAACTACTAAAAGATTTTAATTTACTTAGCTTGAAACCAATTATATATGTGGCAAATGTTTCTGAAGACGATGTAGCTGACGATGGTGCAAGCAATCCTCATGTAAGTGAAATCAAAAAATTTGCAAAAGAAGAAGGTTCCGAAGTTGTTGTTATAAGCGCTGATATCGAACAACAATTAACCGGACTTTCTGATGAAGATCGTCAAGAATTTTTAGAAGAAATGGGTTTGAAAGAATCCGGCTTAAACACTTTAATCAGATCAGGTTACAGTTTATTGGGTTTGATAAGTTTCTTAACCACCGGAGAGCAAGAAACCAGAGCCTGGACAATTAAGAAAGGCACTAAAGCAGTTGATGCTGCCGGAAAAATCCACACCGACATCTCAAGAGGCTTCATCAGAGCCGAAACCATCGGTTTCGATGAACTTGTAAAACACGGTTCCATGCTCCACGCCAAGGAAAAAGGCGCTGTCAGATTAGAAGGTAAAGAGTACATCATGCAAGATGGTGATGTTGTGCTGTTTAGATTTAATGTATAG
- the purD gene encoding phosphoribosylamine--glycine ligase: protein MKVLVIGSGGREHALCRKLSESDKVKQIFCAPGNAGTSMIATNLEINVNEIEALSEFALREKIDLTVVGPEDPLVGGIVDEFRSKGLLIFGPDKVSAQLEGSKSFSKEFLMRHNIPTARYEKHNDYHTAVEALKNFDYPVVIKADGLCAGKGVVICQTPIEALYTLKDILVEKKFGSEGKTIIIEEFLDGYEASVFCICSNGKLFTLNTAKDYKKIYENDEGPNTGGVGCFSPNILIDEKTTYEIENIIIPQIEKGLKEDDLLFSGILFIGFMVTHKGPEILEFNVRFGDPETQVLLPRMESDLYDVLFKASKGELKQEDIVFGDNTVMTVIITSGGYPGTYKTGYEITGLNEIADVDEKLFVIHNGTKVEDESIVTSGGRVLSVTAIGSTLEECRSLVYENIDTIKFTNSYYRKDIGRFSLQ from the coding sequence ATGAAAGTACTTGTTATTGGCTCAGGTGGAAGAGAACATGCACTTTGTAGAAAATTGAGCGAATCAGATAAAGTAAAACAAATATTTTGTGCTCCGGGAAATGCCGGAACCTCAATGATTGCAACAAATCTTGAGATAAATGTAAACGAAATAGAAGCACTCAGTGAATTTGCACTCAGAGAAAAAATAGATTTAACAGTGGTAGGGCCAGAAGATCCATTGGTTGGAGGCATTGTAGATGAATTCAGATCAAAAGGACTCTTGATATTCGGACCTGATAAAGTATCTGCCCAGTTAGAGGGTAGTAAGAGTTTTTCAAAAGAATTTCTTATGAGACATAACATACCTACTGCCAGATATGAGAAACATAACGATTATCATACAGCAGTTGAGGCGCTTAAAAACTTTGATTACCCTGTTGTAATTAAAGCAGACGGATTATGTGCAGGAAAAGGAGTTGTAATCTGTCAGACGCCCATAGAGGCACTATATACATTGAAAGATATACTTGTAGAAAAGAAATTTGGAAGCGAAGGAAAAACCATAATCATAGAGGAATTCCTGGATGGATATGAAGCATCTGTATTTTGCATATGTTCAAATGGTAAACTATTCACGCTCAATACCGCAAAAGACTATAAGAAAATCTACGAAAATGACGAGGGTCCTAATACCGGAGGTGTAGGATGCTTTTCGCCCAATATATTAATTGATGAAAAGACCACATATGAAATAGAAAATATAATAATTCCTCAGATAGAAAAGGGTTTAAAAGAAGATGACTTATTGTTCAGCGGAATCCTATTCATTGGCTTTATGGTAACCCATAAGGGCCCTGAAATTTTGGAATTTAACGTGAGATTCGGCGATCCTGAAACACAGGTATTACTACCTAGAATGGAATCGGATCTATATGACGTCCTATTCAAAGCCTCAAAAGGCGAATTAAAACAAGAGGACATTGTGTTTGGAGATAATACTGTAATGACGGTTATCATAACCTCAGGCGGTTATCCCGGAACATATAAGACCGGATATGAGATAACAGGACTTAATGAGATTGCCGATGTAGACGAGAAACTATTTGTCATCCACAACGGAACAAAAGTTGAAGATGAAAGCATTGTGACATCTGGAGGAAGAGTATTGTCTGTAACAGCAATTGGTAGTACTTTAGAAGAGTGCAGAAGTCTCGTATATGAAAATATTGATACAATAAAGTTCACTAACTCTTATTATAGAAAAGATATTGGTCGCTTTAGCTTGCAATAG
- a CDS encoding molybdenum cofactor guanylyltransferase, translating into MKCKNAVILAGGKSRRMKFDKQELEINGEKLIGRTIQILSTIFDGITVVTNRPELYEKYKVNTISDIYPGFGPISGIHTALHHAKDDLIFVMACDMPYINLEFIKYLDKEYQDEDGVITTKGNHIEPLNAIYSKALLGKIEENIRKGKYRISDLVAVSRFKLIDEEKAKKFDPDLKMFRNLNTPEDLEELLNHLKSN; encoded by the coding sequence ATGAAATGTAAAAATGCAGTAATATTGGCAGGCGGTAAAAGCAGGAGAATGAAATTCGATAAGCAGGAACTGGAAATAAATGGCGAAAAACTAATTGGACGAACAATTCAAATCCTGAGTACCATATTTGATGGGATCACTGTAGTTACAAACAGACCCGAACTATACGAAAAATACAAAGTAAATACCATATCTGACATATACCCGGGTTTCGGACCTATCTCAGGAATTCACACCGCACTACACCACGCCAAAGACGATCTGATATTTGTAATGGCTTGCGACATGCCCTATATAAACCTTGAATTCATAAAATACCTGGACAAAGAATACCAAGACGAAGACGGTGTAATCACCACAAAAGGAAATCATATAGAACCCCTAAATGCCATATACAGTAAAGCACTCCTAGGGAAAATAGAAGAAAACATAAGAAAAGGCAAATACAGAATCAGCGACCTGGTGGCAGTATCAAGATTTAAACTAATAGATGAAGAAAAAGCAAAAAAATTCGATCCGGACTTAAAAATGTTTAGAAACCTCAACACACCGGAAGACTTGGAAGAACTATTAAACCACCTAAAGTCAAATTAA
- a CDS encoding YerC/YecD family TrpR-related protein encodes MTTNPKYRSDQLDEFFDAILMLETKEDCYKFFEDVCTVRELNSISQRLEVAKLLKIRKTYNEIEKETGASTATISRVNRSLHYGADGYELVLDALIARNLKKKGK; translated from the coding sequence ATGACAACAAATCCAAAATACAGATCAGATCAATTAGATGAATTCTTTGATGCGATTCTAATGCTCGAGACGAAGGAAGACTGTTACAAATTCTTTGAAGACGTTTGTACGGTTAGAGAACTTAACTCAATTTCGCAAAGACTGGAAGTAGCTAAACTACTAAAAATCAGAAAAACTTATAACGAAATTGAAAAAGAAACCGGAGCTTCTACTGCCACTATAAGCAGAGTTAACAGATCATTACACTATGGAGCAGATGGTTACGAACTTGTTCTGGATGCACTTATTGCCAGAAACCTTAAGAAAAAAGGGAAATAA
- the purH gene encoding bifunctional phosphoribosylaminoimidazolecarboxamide formyltransferase/IMP cyclohydrolase has protein sequence MMKKTALISVYYKDGLVDFVKELVKLDWDIVSTGGTLKTLREAGIEAIDVTEITGFPEILDGRVKTLSPQVFGGILFRREEEEHQKTIAEHNLRPIDMVVNILYPFEETVKDPNATKQDIIEKIDIGGPSMIRGAAKNYKDVMIVTSSEQYDEVINELKSNPNPGIEFKMNLAKKAFMRTAAYDIAIANYFMSETAEGNPEELFMHFIKDSDLRYGENPHQCASYYKSDAVNGTLNDAKIIQGKALSYNNILDITAGLDFITDFMDRPTAIGIKHTNPCAIATSDNIEEAYDKCIEGDSESIFGGIIVLNEPVTAALAEKMTSFFLEIIIAPKIETEAVEVFKKKPNLRVLEISTLGQKEKADTVFTRASGGILIQEKDNDLYNELVTVTKREPNESELKDLIFAYKVVKCLKSNAIAIVKNGMTLGLGIGDVNRFFATTHALDMAGEEAKGAVVASDGFFPFADSIAEFVKYGVTAIIQPGGSIKDKDTIEYADENDIAMVFTGMRHFRH, from the coding sequence ATGATGAAGAAAACTGCACTGATTAGTGTTTATTACAAAGACGGTCTGGTAGATTTTGTAAAAGAATTAGTAAAACTTGACTGGGACATAGTATCTACCGGAGGGACTTTAAAAACCCTTAGAGAAGCCGGGATAGAAGCGATAGACGTAACTGAAATAACCGGTTTTCCCGAGATATTAGACGGAAGAGTTAAAACCTTAAGTCCTCAAGTATTTGGTGGAATTCTATTCAGAAGAGAAGAAGAAGAGCATCAAAAAACTATTGCGGAACATAATCTTAGACCGATTGATATGGTAGTTAATATACTGTATCCATTTGAAGAAACTGTAAAAGACCCCAATGCTACAAAACAAGATATCATAGAAAAAATAGATATCGGCGGGCCTTCAATGATTAGAGGTGCTGCCAAAAACTACAAGGATGTTATGATAGTGACATCGAGTGAACAATACGATGAAGTAATAAATGAATTAAAATCCAACCCTAACCCAGGTATCGAATTTAAAATGAATTTAGCAAAAAAAGCATTTATGAGAACAGCAGCATATGATATAGCCATAGCTAATTATTTTATGTCCGAAACAGCAGAGGGAAATCCAGAAGAATTATTTATGCACTTTATAAAAGACAGTGACCTAAGATATGGTGAGAATCCTCATCAATGTGCATCCTATTACAAATCGGACGCGGTTAACGGTACTTTAAATGATGCAAAAATCATACAGGGAAAAGCATTATCGTATAACAATATTTTAGACATAACTGCTGGACTTGACTTTATAACTGACTTTATGGATAGACCGACCGCGATAGGAATTAAACATACGAACCCATGTGCAATAGCAACATCGGATAATATAGAAGAAGCTTATGACAAATGCATAGAGGGAGACAGTGAATCCATATTTGGAGGCATAATAGTACTAAATGAACCTGTAACTGCAGCATTAGCTGAAAAGATGACTTCCTTTTTCTTGGAGATAATCATAGCTCCAAAAATTGAAACTGAAGCTGTTGAGGTATTTAAGAAGAAACCAAACCTAAGAGTACTTGAAATAAGCACTTTGGGACAAAAAGAAAAAGCCGACACTGTCTTTACAAGGGCTTCAGGCGGAATCCTAATTCAAGAAAAGGACAATGACCTATACAATGAACTGGTAACAGTCACAAAAAGAGAACCGAATGAAAGCGAATTAAAAGACCTTATCTTCGCTTATAAAGTTGTAAAATGCCTTAAATCTAATGCCATAGCAATAGTTAAAAATGGTATGACTTTAGGTCTCGGTATAGGAGATGTAAATAGATTCTTTGCAACAACACATGCCCTTGATATGGCTGGAGAAGAAGCTAAAGGTGCAGTAGTTGCGTCAGACGGATTCTTCCCATTTGCAGATTCAATTGCCGAATTTGTAAAATACGGGGTAACGGCAATTATTCAGCCTGGCGGATCAATCAAAGACAAAGATACAATAGAATATGCTGACGAAAATGATATTGCCATGGTATTTACCGGCATGAGACATTTTAGACATTAG
- a CDS encoding sugar transferase, producing MNKIYRKYIKRILDLLIAIPSLIIISPLFLIIWFLVKLEEPQSPAIFRQVRCGKHKKPFEMYKFRSMSSSAPKNKSTREFKDSDKYISKLGRFIRLTSIDELPQIINIIKGDMSFVGPRPVIYEEVQLIKAREEVGAYEILPGITGFAQINGRDEIDIVKKAEYDGEYFRRMNIITDTYLSFMSIPIVLLRKGHKDNGK from the coding sequence ATGAATAAAATATATAGAAAGTACATTAAAAGAATCTTAGACTTATTAATTGCAATTCCAAGTTTAATAATTATTTCTCCGTTATTCTTAATTATATGGTTTTTGGTCAAACTAGAAGAACCACAGAGTCCAGCAATTTTTAGACAGGTTCGTTGTGGAAAGCATAAAAAACCATTTGAGATGTATAAGTTTAGAAGTATGTCTTCATCTGCGCCAAAAAATAAGTCAACACGCGAATTTAAAGATTCTGATAAATATATCTCAAAACTAGGTAGATTCATACGTTTAACCAGTATAGATGAACTTCCTCAAATTATTAATATTATTAAAGGAGATATGAGTTTTGTAGGACCAAGACCCGTAATATATGAAGAAGTTCAATTAATTAAAGCTAGAGAAGAGGTTGGTGCATATGAAATATTACCTGGAATCACAGGATTTGCTCAAATAAATGGTAGAGATGAAATAGATATAGTCAAAAAAGCTGAGTACGATGGGGAATATTTTAGAAGAATGAACATAATTACTGATACATATTTATCTTTTATGTCAATTCCAATTGTATTATTACGAAAGGGACATAAAGATAATGGTAAATAA
- a CDS encoding sugar transferase, which translates to MYEKHENGILSNWRFLIGDIISLLIALFIAYSIKNLYGGLINKDHYIYLAILIPFLVVTIVFFYENYRDILNRGYFIEFSKSFILTFHVFVLTSLILFLMKVSVSFSRFLLIIWFLISFAIVYATRVLLKHIIKKSKKHGDAKKILLVTNYDDIEKNSKKLEDRIDRNYSIIGVGIIGSDNDEVNNVDNLIYGERNILKYVLDEPVDEVVILGINYSQSIMDFMKDINSMGVTAHYHFKELVSGFKHAQVQEIGGLSILTSYINYASDRGLFLKRLLDIVGAIVGLILTFIISIVIVPLIVFTSKGPILFKQKRVGRNGRIFNFYKFRSMYADAEERKKELMKHNEMKGHMFKMENVPRITPIGKFIRKTSLDEFPQFWNVLKGDMSLVGTRPPTLDEYEKYEMHHKSRLAMKPGITGMWQVSGRSDIQDFEEVVSLDREYIDNWSFGMDFRLLFKTVSIAILGRGAK; encoded by the coding sequence ATGTACGAGAAGCATGAAAATGGAATATTAAGTAATTGGAGATTTCTAATAGGCGATATCATTTCACTTCTAATTGCCTTGTTTATAGCATATTCAATAAAGAATTTATATGGTGGTTTAATAAATAAGGACCACTATATTTATTTAGCGATATTAATCCCTTTTTTAGTTGTCACAATAGTGTTTTTTTATGAAAATTACCGTGACATTCTTAATAGAGGCTATTTTATTGAGTTCAGCAAGAGCTTTATACTTACCTTTCATGTATTTGTTTTGACATCATTAATACTCTTCTTAATGAAAGTAAGTGTTTCGTTCTCGAGATTTCTTCTGATTATATGGTTTTTAATTAGTTTTGCCATTGTTTATGCTACAAGAGTTTTATTAAAACATATAATAAAGAAATCAAAAAAACATGGGGATGCTAAAAAAATACTACTTGTTACTAATTATGATGATATAGAAAAAAACTCTAAAAAATTAGAAGATAGAATTGACAGAAACTACTCCATTATTGGAGTAGGGATAATAGGCAGCGACAATGATGAAGTCAATAATGTCGATAATCTAATTTATGGAGAAAGAAATATATTAAAATACGTTTTAGACGAACCTGTTGACGAAGTAGTCATTCTAGGAATCAACTATTCACAGTCGATAATGGACTTTATGAAAGACATAAACTCTATGGGAGTTACCGCACACTACCATTTTAAAGAATTGGTATCCGGTTTCAAACATGCACAAGTGCAGGAGATAGGCGGATTGAGCATACTTACAAGCTACATAAACTATGCCAGTGACAGAGGCCTCTTCTTAAAAAGACTCTTAGACATTGTAGGAGCAATTGTCGGACTCATACTTACCTTTATCATATCTATCGTTATCGTTCCGCTAATAGTATTTACATCAAAAGGTCCAATACTATTTAAACAAAAACGTGTAGGTAGAAATGGAAGGATATTTAATTTTTATAAATTCAGATCGATGTATGCTGATGCAGAAGAAAGAAAAAAAGAACTTATGAAACATAATGAGATGAAAGGGCATATGTTCAAGATGGAAAATGTTCCACGTATAACACCTATTGGAAAGTTCATAAGAAAAACAAGCCTTGACGAATTTCCGCAGTTTTGGAATGTACTCAAAGGTGACATGAGTTTGGTTGGAACCAGACCACCAACCCTTGATGAATATGAGAAATACGAAATGCATCATAAATCCAGACTTGCCATGAAACCCGGAATTACCGGCATGTGGCAAGTGAGTGGAAGAAGCGATATACAAGATTTCGAAGAAGTAGTTTCGTTGGATAGAGAATACATTGATAACTGGTCATTTGGTATGGACTTTAGACTATTATTTAAAACAGTTTCAATTGCTATTCTAGGAAGAGGAGCAAAATAA